A stretch of Telopea speciosissima isolate NSW1024214 ecotype Mountain lineage chromosome 11, Tspe_v1, whole genome shotgun sequence DNA encodes these proteins:
- the LOC122644941 gene encoding uncharacterized protein LOC122644941 — translation MPNKVAKIEMVISFSDIDLEGVNLPHEDALMVQVEIANRVMHRMLVDTGVSVDVISLEAYRQFGFSDDKLKPEATYLHGFLEASSSIRRTIELPVTFGDHPRQVTIMITFIVVREPYSDQRDELKEWRGKPVEDHIPFPLSEDEPTKIVQVRSLLDKEQKGKLGRLLKENSDVFAWSASDMPSIPWDIAEHRLHVDPTKKPIQQKQRNFALDRQAAIKEEVKKLSCSGFIRSEKFPTWLANVVMVPKPNGKW, via the exons ATGCCGAACAAAGTAGCCAAAATAGAAATggtaatctccttctcagaCATCGACCTAGAAGGAGTGAACCTaccacatgaagatgccctcatggtgcaggtggagatagccaatcgaGTTATGCATAGGATGCTGGTTGACACCGGAGTGTCCGTAGATGTAATCTCACTGGAGGCCTACAGGCAATTCGGGTTCAGTGATGATAAGCTCAAACCAGAAGcaacctacctccatgggttctTAGAAGCCTCCTCTTCCATTAGAAGAACAATCGAATTGCCAGTCACCTTCGGAGACCACCCTCGGCAAGTCACGATCATGATTACCTTCATAGTAGTAAG agaacctTATAGCGATCAGAGGGATGAGCTCAAAGAATGGAGAGGAAAGCCAGTGGAAGACCACATCCCATTCCCTCTTAGCGAGGACGAACCCACCAAGATAGTGCAGGTCAGATCGTTGCTGGACAAAGAACAGAAAGGTAAGTTGGGGCGACTCTTGAAAGAGAACTcagatgtcttcgcatggtcggcCTCCGACATGCCAAGCATACCTTGGGACATTGCCGAACATAGGCTCCATGTGGATCCAACTAAGAAGCCAATCCAACAGAAGCAAAGGAATTTTGCCCTTGATAGACAagctgcaatcaaagaagaggtcaagAAGTTGAGTTGTTCGGGGTTCATCAGGAGCGAGAAATTCCCTACTTGGCTGGCAAACGTTGTGATGGTTCCCAAACCAAACGGCAAGTGGTGA